One segment of Saprospiraceae bacterium DNA contains the following:
- the mnmA gene encoding tRNA 2-thiouridine(34) synthase MnmA translates to MSKLGKALVAMSGGIDSTMTAVLLHEEGWEVVGITMKTWDYATAGGAKKETGCCSLDSINDARAVAVKLGFHHFIVDIREEFGDYVIDNFVDEYMAGRTPNPCVLCNTHIKWNSLLRRADMLDCEFIATGHYGIINELDGRKYITRARDRQKDQSYVLWGLSQECLHRTRMPLGTFTKPEVRAMAAERGWDELSKKAESYEICFVPDNDYRGFLRRRVEGLDEQVAGGHFVDVSGKILGQHEGYPFYTVGQRKGLGIALGEPMFVTEIRPDTNTVVLGREDDLIRNGMLVGKVNLMKYEALPADGLETVTKVRYRDAGTLSTIRQIGKEVEVSFHANVKGVAPGQSAVFYEGDDVVGGGIIQGSFN, encoded by the coding sequence ATGTCCAAACTCGGCAAAGCACTCGTCGCCATGTCAGGCGGCATTGACAGCACCATGACCGCCGTCCTTCTGCACGAAGAAGGCTGGGAAGTCGTGGGCATCACCATGAAAACGTGGGACTACGCCACTGCCGGCGGTGCCAAAAAAGAAACCGGCTGCTGCTCGCTCGACAGCATCAACGATGCCCGCGCCGTCGCCGTCAAACTCGGCTTTCACCACTTCATCGTGGACATCCGCGAAGAGTTCGGCGACTATGTGATAGACAACTTTGTGGACGAATACATGGCGGGCCGCACCCCCAACCCATGCGTCCTCTGCAACACACATATCAAGTGGAACAGCCTGCTTCGCCGCGCCGATATGCTTGATTGCGAATTTATCGCAACGGGTCACTACGGCATCATCAACGAACTTGATGGGCGCAAATACATCACCCGCGCCCGCGACAGACAAAAAGACCAAAGCTACGTCCTTTGGGGCTTGAGCCAAGAATGCCTGCACCGCACCCGGATGCCGCTCGGCACCTTCACCAAGCCCGAAGTGCGCGCCATGGCCGCCGAACGCGGTTGGGACGAGCTCAGCAAAAAAGCCGAGAGCTACGAAATCTGCTTTGTGCCCGACAATGATTACCGAGGCTTCCTTCGCCGCCGCGTGGAAGGGCTGGACGAACAAGTGGCGGGCGGCCATTTCGTGGATGTTTCAGGCAAAATTTTGGGACAACACGAAGGATACCCCTTCTACACCGTCGGACAGCGCAAAGGCTTGGGCATCGCGCTGGGAGAACCCATGTTCGTCACGGAAATCCGCCCCGACACCAACACCGTCGTGCTGGGCCGAGAGGACGACCTCATTCGCAACGGCATGCTCGTCGGCAAAGTCAACCTGATGAAATATGAGGCATTGCCCGCCGACGGCCTCGAAACAGTGACCAAAGTGCGCTACCGCGATGCTGGCACTTTAAGCACCATTCGCCAAATCGGCAAAGAAGTGGAAGTGTCTTTTCATGCCAATGTGAAAGGCGTCGCGCCCGGCCAAAGTGCCGTGTTCTACGAAGGCGACGACGTGGTGGGTGGAGGGATTATACAGGGGAGTTTCAACTAA
- a CDS encoding thioredoxin family protein: MKHILAALTFLALSISLTAQGIEFFQGSWAEALEKAQTEEKLIFVDAYASWCGPCKMMAAKVFPQEQVGSYFNANFVNMKIDMEKPENAEFAGKYPVSAYPTLFFIEASGKVVQKAVGAKNVEQLLEFAQKIVGRADKSGDYEKLYEEGNRDPKFLLDYIRALNAAGKPSLKITNEYLSTQKDLSTDLNLQFLYEGAVEADSRVFDLLVKNQSKAVALLGEEKVSARMEKACQKTVKKAIEFKSETLLAEAKAKMKSALPAKSETFGLEADMRYYAATKDVKNYLKAAQSFQKTEVKNNAARLHDLVISLLRAFPDDPKALDQAEKWAKGAADNGGLPEYYLTLAEIYKRQGDKAKAKTTAEKARKAIGEKDENNMGGKIDYFLRTLEG; encoded by the coding sequence ATGAAACACATACTCGCAGCACTCACTTTTCTTGCCCTCTCCATCTCGCTCACCGCACAAGGCATCGAGTTTTTTCAAGGCTCCTGGGCCGAAGCATTGGAAAAAGCCCAAACGGAGGAAAAACTCATCTTTGTGGATGCGTACGCCTCATGGTGCGGGCCTTGCAAGATGATGGCCGCCAAAGTGTTTCCGCAGGAGCAGGTGGGCAGCTATTTCAACGCCAACTTCGTGAACATGAAGATTGACATGGAAAAGCCCGAAAACGCGGAATTTGCAGGCAAATACCCCGTAAGCGCCTACCCGACCCTGTTCTTCATTGAAGCTTCCGGCAAGGTGGTGCAAAAAGCCGTCGGCGCGAAAAACGTCGAGCAGCTGTTGGAATTTGCCCAGAAAATAGTGGGGCGAGCCGACAAATCGGGCGACTACGAAAAGTTGTACGAAGAAGGCAACCGCGACCCAAAGTTCCTGCTCGACTACATACGCGCCCTCAATGCCGCCGGCAAGCCCTCGCTCAAAATCACGAACGAATATCTGAGCACACAGAAAGACCTGAGCACCGACCTCAATCTCCAATTCCTTTACGAAGGCGCTGTGGAGGCCGATAGCCGTGTGTTCGACTTGTTGGTGAAAAACCAGTCGAAAGCCGTCGCCTTGCTCGGCGAGGAAAAAGTGAGCGCCCGCATGGAGAAAGCGTGTCAAAAGACCGTGAAAAAAGCCATCGAATTCAAGAGCGAGACGCTCTTGGCCGAGGCCAAAGCCAAAATGAAATCCGCCCTGCCCGCCAAATCCGAGACCTTTGGCCTTGAGGCCGATATGCGATACTACGCTGCCACCAAGGACGTGAAAAACTACCTCAAAGCCGCTCAGAGCTTTCAGAAAACCGAAGTAAAAAACAACGCCGCCCGCCTGCACGACTTGGTCATCAGCCTGCTCCGCGCCTTCCCCGACGACCCCAAGGCGCTCGATCAAGCCGAAAAATGGGCCAAAGGCGCTGCCGACAATGGTGGCCTGCCCGAATACTACCTCACCCTCGCCGAAATCTACAAGCGTCAAGGCGACAAAGCCAAGGCCAAAACCACCGCCGAAAAAGCCCGCAAAGCCATCGGCGAAAAAGACGAGAATAACATGGGTGGGAAGATTGACTACTTCCTGCGAACGCTGGAAGGATGA
- a CDS encoding Uma2 family endonuclease yields MLAIAEKKVTVQEFLERDDFEEGFLHELIDGEIVKKQAPSPEHQNASGNLFARIHQFNREKQLGGKYLTAPLDVYFTEIDYYQPDIIFISKAKLAIITPDGIEGTPDLVVEILSPGTYRHDRDRKMKVYRRTGVQEYWIVDPKSRSVEVYALREGDYKMTDFATEKGTVQSTLLEGLQVDLDDIFG; encoded by the coding sequence ATGCTTGCCATTGCCGAAAAGAAAGTAACCGTGCAGGAATTCCTCGAACGCGACGACTTCGAGGAAGGATTCCTGCATGAACTCATTGACGGTGAAATCGTGAAAAAACAAGCCCCCTCTCCCGAGCATCAAAATGCCTCCGGCAACCTTTTCGCCCGCATACATCAGTTCAACCGTGAAAAACAGTTGGGTGGGAAGTACCTTACAGCCCCCCTCGATGTCTATTTCACCGAAATAGACTACTACCAGCCGGATATCATTTTCATCTCGAAAGCAAAACTTGCCATTATCACCCCCGATGGCATCGAAGGCACCCCGGATTTGGTCGTCGAAATCCTTTCTCCCGGTACTTATCGCCACGACCGCGACCGCAAAATGAAAGTGTATCGCCGCACAGGCGTGCAAGAATACTGGATAGTTGACCCCAAAAGTCGCTCAGTGGAAGTGTACGCACTGCGAGAGGGCGACTACAAGATGACCGATTTTGCCACTGAAAAAGGCACGGTTCAATCCACGCTTCTCGAAGGATTGCAGGTGGATTTGGACGATATTTTTGGCTAA
- a CDS encoding IS630 family transposase, giving the protein MIGKLLTTSEKEFVEELRGNTRDKFSYMKLSVLILLDMGKDYDEMVAILGIGRGTISNCLQKYRADGLDKYLDKHYVPYSGKMSDEQLGRVDSEVSAGVFTSSQQVRDFIEKAFGLGYSLSAVRGILEKLGFVYRKTSEVPCRFSEAEQEAFLEQFVPFLEETPEDEAVFSLDGVHPTHNTRSSYAWVKKGQEKVIPTNTGRERLNLSDAMNAHRPEEVIVHHSEWVNAQATVALLEKIETRHADKERICAFADNAGYYKNATVSDWLDKHPRVVLLFLPSYSPNLNLIERLWKFMRKKVINTTFYPTFKEFKKAILEFFEKLHLYKDELDSLVSFKFQRLGKPVVA; this is encoded by the coding sequence ATGATAGGCAAACTGCTGACGACATCGGAAAAGGAATTTGTCGAGGAGTTGCGCGGCAACACCCGTGACAAGTTTTCGTACATGAAGTTGTCGGTTTTGATATTGTTGGACATGGGCAAGGATTACGACGAGATGGTGGCGATTCTGGGCATAGGTCGTGGCACCATCAGCAATTGCCTTCAAAAATACCGTGCCGACGGCTTGGACAAGTATCTGGACAAGCACTACGTGCCTTACAGCGGGAAGATGAGCGACGAGCAGTTGGGCCGGGTTGATTCTGAGGTTTCGGCTGGGGTTTTCACCAGTTCGCAGCAGGTGCGGGATTTCATCGAAAAAGCGTTCGGCTTGGGGTACTCGCTGAGCGCGGTTCGGGGGATTTTGGAAAAACTCGGCTTCGTGTACAGAAAGACGAGCGAGGTTCCGTGCAGGTTCAGCGAGGCGGAGCAGGAGGCGTTTTTGGAGCAGTTTGTCCCCTTTTTGGAGGAAACGCCCGAGGACGAGGCTGTTTTTTCCCTCGACGGGGTGCATCCCACCCACAACACGCGGAGCAGTTACGCATGGGTCAAAAAGGGGCAGGAAAAAGTCATCCCGACGAACACGGGCCGCGAGCGCCTCAACCTGAGCGACGCGATGAACGCCCACCGGCCAGAGGAGGTCATCGTGCACCACAGCGAGTGGGTCAACGCCCAGGCCACCGTCGCTCTCTTGGAGAAAATCGAGACCCGACACGCGGACAAAGAGCGCATCTGCGCCTTCGCCGACAACGCCGGTTACTACAAAAACGCCACCGTCAGCGACTGGCTCGACAAGCACCCCCGGGTCGTCCTCCTGTTCTTGCCCTCCTATTCCCCGAACCTGAACCTCATCGAGCGCCTGTGGAAATTCATGCGAAAAAAGGTCATCAACACCACGTTTTACCCCACTTTCAAAGAGTTCAAAAAGGCTATTTTGGAGTTCTTCGAAAAACTCCACCTCTACAAAGATGAGCTTGACTCTCTTGTCTCTTTTAAGTTTCAGCGACTCGGCAAGCCTGTCGTCGCATGA
- a CDS encoding GNAT family N-acetyltransferase — translation MTNQSFKIAKYTDTDREQILNIWEKSVLATHDFLNPTDFEEIKQLVQTLNFNDFEVYCLKQNDEVAGFIGLAEQKIEMLFFSPEYIGKGLGRKLTDFALSELKADKVDVNEQNTNAVKFYEKLGFKTYERTEKDDQGKDYPLLRMKLETIKS, via the coding sequence ATGACAAATCAAAGTTTCAAAATAGCAAAATATACAGATACAGACAGAGAACAAATCCTCAACATTTGGGAAAAATCTGTATTAGCAACTCACGACTTTCTAAATCCGACTGACTTTGAAGAAATCAAACAACTCGTACAGACATTGAATTTTAATGATTTTGAAGTTTATTGTCTAAAGCAAAATGATGAAGTAGCAGGATTTATTGGTCTCGCTGAACAAAAAATAGAAATGCTTTTCTTTTCACCTGAATATATTGGAAAAGGTCTTGGAAGAAAGCTGACTGACTTTGCTCTTTCAGAATTAAAAGCCGACAAAGTTGATGTAAACGAACAAAACACAAATGCGGTTAAGTTTTACGAAAAACTCGGATTCAAAACATACGAACGAACAGAAAAAGATGACCAAGGAAAGGACTATCCTCTGCTGAGAATGAAACTTGAAACAATCAAAAGCTAA